Proteins encoded by one window of Musa acuminata AAA Group cultivar baxijiao chromosome BXJ2-9, Cavendish_Baxijiao_AAA, whole genome shotgun sequence:
- the LOC135621920 gene encoding nudix hydrolase 21, chloroplastic-like, with protein sequence MVSLVSRQGRQLQRYTSCGKRLIVGCIPYKVKKIDRICEHNINQVVEVLVVTSQKTREEIMFPKGGWEVDETITQAARREAFEEAGVQGLVEDSLGKWRYKSKSHDKIHEAVMFPLNVTEELYYWPEKSMRTRKWINVAEAMAECNQSWMKEALDRLVKRLSTSSLEEVTST encoded by the exons ATGGTCTCTTTGGTGTCTCGGCAAGGAAGGCAGCTGCAGCGCTACACCAGCTGCGGGAAACGTCTTATCGTCGG GTGCATTCCCTACAAGGTCAAGAAGATTGATAGGATATGTGAACATAACATCAATCAAGTCGTCGAGGTTCTTGTTGTCACCTCCCAGAAGACGAGAGAAGAAATCATGTTCCCGAAG GGAGGTTGGGAGGTTGATGAGACGATAACACAAGCAGCTCGTCGTGAGGCATTTGAGGAAGCTGGAGTGCAAGGACTCGTAGAG GATAGTCTTGGCAAATGGAGATACAAGAGCAAAAGCCATGATAAGATTCATGAGGCTGTCATGTTCCCTTTGAATGTTACGGAGGAGCTGTACTACTGGCCTGAGAAATCTATGCGAACTCGAAAATGG ATCAACGTAGCAGAAGCAATGGCGGAGTGCAACCAGTCGTGGATGAAGGAAGCGTTGGATCGACTGGTGAAACGGCTCTCGACTTCGAGCTTGGAGGAGGTGACATCAACATAG